In Chryseobacterium camelliae, one DNA window encodes the following:
- a CDS encoding alpha/beta fold hydrolase, giving the protein MEILHSKIFGEQLTSTPLLVFHGLFGMLDNWGSFGKEMGELLPVHLIDLRNHGRSFHSENMSHDDLAGDIVAYMNHYGIDKAHVLGHSLGGKAVMQFAIRYPEKVEKLIVVDIAPKAYPPHHQGIIKALESVDFNTVKSRTEVENVLSQYIHEKSTIQFLTKNLYWDDDKKLNWRFNLKTLSEKYNEFVANAIKFGVFNGETLFIAGEKSNYILPQDEFAIRQQFPKAKIVTIKNAAHWVQADNPVDFSHVVKEFLNLN; this is encoded by the coding sequence ATGGAAATTTTACATTCAAAAATATTCGGTGAACAATTAACTTCAACCCCGCTCCTTGTTTTCCACGGGCTTTTCGGCATGCTGGATAATTGGGGAAGTTTCGGAAAAGAAATGGGAGAACTGCTGCCCGTACATCTGATTGACCTCAGAAACCACGGCCGGAGTTTTCATTCAGAAAATATGTCCCATGACGACCTGGCTGGAGATATTGTAGCGTATATGAACCACTACGGGATCGATAAAGCACATGTGCTGGGCCATTCCCTGGGAGGGAAAGCAGTGATGCAGTTTGCCATCCGGTATCCTGAAAAAGTTGAGAAGCTGATCGTGGTGGATATTGCCCCCAAAGCTTACCCGCCGCACCATCAGGGTATCATCAAGGCGTTGGAAAGTGTCGACTTTAATACCGTAAAATCACGGACGGAAGTTGAAAATGTATTAAGCCAGTACATTCATGAAAAATCAACCATACAGTTTCTGACCAAAAACCTGTACTGGGATGATGATAAGAAACTGAACTGGAGGTTTAATCTTAAAACACTGTCTGAAAAGTACAATGAATTTGTGGCCAACGCCATAAAGTTTGGGGTCTTCAACGGAGAAACCTTATTTATTGCCGGTGAGAAATCCAACTATATTCTTCCGCAGGATGAATTTGCCATCAGGCAGCAATTTCCTAAAGCTAAAATAGTAACCATTAAAAATGCCGCTCATTGGGTACAGGCTGATAATCCGGTAGATTTTAGTCATGTGGTCAAAGAATTTTTAAACTTAAATTAA
- a CDS encoding pyridoxine 5'-phosphate synthase, with translation MTKLSVNINKIATLRNARGGETPSVTEAAVKIQEFGAHGITIHPRPDERHITRKDVYDLKPLVTTEFNIEGNPHRPFIEMVLEVKPEQVTLVPDADDAITSNAGWDTRKHLDFLTDIIAEFKNAGIRTSIFLDPNPQLVEYAAKTGTDRIELYTEAYARDYSANKEKAIQTYYDTAVVASEYGLGINAGHDLSLDNLKYFSDHIPNLLEVSIGHALISEALYMGMENTVQAYLKRLARW, from the coding sequence ATGACAAAGTTAAGCGTAAACATCAATAAAATTGCAACCTTAAGAAATGCAAGAGGGGGAGAGACTCCCAGTGTTACAGAAGCTGCCGTAAAAATTCAGGAATTCGGGGCACATGGAATCACCATTCATCCTAGACCCGACGAAAGGCATATTACCAGGAAAGATGTTTATGACCTGAAACCTTTGGTGACTACAGAGTTCAATATAGAAGGCAATCCTCACCGCCCGTTTATTGAGATGGTCCTGGAGGTAAAACCCGAACAGGTGACGCTTGTTCCGGATGCTGATGATGCAATTACTTCCAACGCCGGATGGGATACCAGAAAGCACCTAGATTTTCTTACCGATATTATTGCGGAATTTAAGAATGCAGGCATCAGAACTTCGATTTTCCTTGATCCGAATCCGCAACTCGTGGAATATGCCGCCAAAACCGGAACAGACAGAATTGAGCTGTATACGGAAGCCTACGCCAGAGATTATTCAGCAAATAAAGAAAAGGCAATACAAACTTATTATGATACTGCTGTAGTGGCGTCTGAATATGGATTAGGCATTAATGCCGGCCATGATCTGAGCCTTGACAACCTGAAATATTTTTCAGACCATATCCCAAACCTGCTTGAAGTATCTATCGGTCACGCTTTAATTTCTGAAGCATTGTACATGGGTATGGAAAATACCGTTCAGGCCTATCTGAAAAGACTGGCCAGGTGGTAG
- a CDS encoding mechanosensitive ion channel family protein has translation MKDEIQDTKDFFQDLSYQLYEYISRISPSGLDWFFHMITKLALLLAVFFVIDFICKPVINIIFRFFHDEQKYPIIKSIYDSKITNSVAHLIALSVVASINPSIFPPRSIPNTNIFIIRSVNLGFVLTLAGMLYRSLTAFRGYFIIKQDFYKIMALNAISETVKILGIFIFSVVGICVIFGIKGTTIVGSLGAITAVLVLVFRDTILGFVTGIHVATSKNLKVGDWVSIPKYNVEGNIAEISLLTTRINNFDKTFSTIPTYDLLTTEIKNLQYISENNARRIKKSIYFNINSFKFLTDEDIERLKSINLISDYLTKSILELRKEKENMQHPEEIINGRQLTNIGLFRYYAQKYIERIPELDKEGPMIVRQLNITPQGLPLEVYSFTTDTEWIRFEQIQSDIFDHLLVASKEFDLEVMQVKT, from the coding sequence ATGAAAGACGAAATACAGGATACCAAAGATTTTTTCCAGGACTTAAGCTACCAGTTATATGAATACATCAGCCGCATATCGCCTTCGGGTCTGGACTGGTTTTTTCACATGATTACAAAATTAGCATTGTTACTGGCTGTCTTTTTTGTGATAGATTTTATCTGTAAACCTGTGATCAATATTATCTTCCGGTTTTTTCATGATGAGCAGAAATATCCTATCATCAAGTCCATTTATGATTCCAAGATTACCAATTCTGTAGCGCATCTTATTGCCTTATCTGTAGTGGCAAGCATTAATCCCTCAATTTTTCCGCCACGATCGATTCCTAATACCAATATATTCATCATCAGGTCAGTCAACCTCGGTTTTGTACTGACGCTTGCGGGAATGCTGTACAGATCGCTCACCGCTTTCAGGGGATATTTTATCATCAAACAGGATTTCTACAAAATAATGGCGTTGAATGCCATTTCAGAAACCGTAAAAATACTTGGGATCTTCATATTTTCTGTGGTAGGGATCTGTGTTATCTTTGGTATAAAAGGTACCACTATCGTAGGGAGTCTTGGAGCCATAACGGCTGTTCTGGTACTGGTTTTCCGGGATACGATCCTGGGATTTGTGACCGGAATTCATGTAGCTACTTCCAAGAACCTTAAAGTAGGAGACTGGGTAAGCATTCCTAAATATAATGTGGAAGGGAATATTGCCGAGATCAGCCTCCTGACCACCAGGATCAATAATTTTGATAAAACTTTCTCCACCATACCAACGTATGATCTGCTGACCACCGAGATCAAAAACCTTCAGTACATTTCTGAGAATAACGCCAGGAGAATTAAGAAATCTATCTATTTTAATATCAATTCTTTTAAATTCCTTACCGACGAGGATATCGAACGACTGAAATCGATCAATCTTATATCTGATTATCTTACCAAAAGTATCCTGGAACTGAGGAAAGAAAAAGAAAATATGCAGCACCCTGAAGAGATTATTAATGGACGGCAACTGACCAATATAGGACTCTTCAGGTATTATGCGCAGAAATATATTGAGCGGATTCCTGAATTGGATAAAGAAGGTCCGATGATTGTACGGCAGCTTAACATAACTCCACAGGGACTTCCGTTAGAAGTATATTCCTTTACGACAGATACGGAATGGATCAGGTTTGAGCAAATCCAGTCGGATATCTTTGACCATCTGCTGGTGGCTTCAAAAGAATTCGACCTTGAGGTGATGCAGGTTAAAACCTAG
- a CDS encoding DUF456 domain-containing protein — translation MDTILIDILCLVLLFLGMLGTFLPVLPGLLLSICGLLIYKFGTDADLPMLYIWVFGALTAISVVLNYVIPAKTTQKYGGTRWGSIGSVIGTIVGMFLPIPLGFLIGMFAGVFIGELLHDSKDMNKALKSTKGALIGFIYGTGFSLVVGVAMFLVVILDMLNII, via the coding sequence ATGGACACTATACTTATTGATATTCTCTGCCTGGTCCTTTTATTTCTGGGCATGTTAGGAACTTTTCTTCCTGTGCTGCCCGGTCTGCTCCTGAGCATTTGCGGACTGCTGATCTATAAATTCGGGACTGATGCTGATCTGCCGATGCTGTATATCTGGGTTTTCGGAGCCCTGACTGCTATTTCAGTGGTATTGAATTACGTCATTCCGGCCAAAACCACCCAGAAATATGGAGGAACACGCTGGGGAAGTATAGGATCTGTGATCGGAACTATTGTGGGAATGTTTTTACCGATTCCACTGGGTTTCCTAATCGGGATGTTTGCCGGAGTATTCATTGGTGAATTGCTCCACGACAGCAAAGACATGAATAAAGCTTTAAAATCAACCAAAGGAGCTCTTATAGGATTCATTTATGGCACCGGTTTCAGTCTGGTGGTAGGTGTGGCAATGTTTTTGGTGGTTATCCTGGATATGTTAAACATAATCTGA
- a CDS encoding uracil-DNA glycosylase, translating into MTWTDVLAPIKNTPYFTNLWEKVKQEYASTKVFPPKNQIFRALEITPFDDVEVVILGQDPYHNDYQANGLCFSVSEQVAAPPSLKNIFIELKDDLGVVRTSKELDDWGRQGVLLLNATLTVRAHSPNSHKDLGWEKFTDFIIKEISDKKENVVFVLWGAFAQKKAELIDPAKHFILKSAHPSPFSVHRGFFGSKPFSKINEYLVSKGKKPISW; encoded by the coding sequence ATGACCTGGACAGATGTTTTAGCCCCGATAAAAAATACGCCTTACTTTACAAACCTTTGGGAAAAAGTAAAACAGGAATATGCATCCACCAAAGTATTTCCTCCGAAAAACCAGATTTTCAGGGCACTAGAAATTACTCCTTTTGATGATGTGGAGGTCGTTATTTTAGGCCAGGATCCTTATCATAATGACTATCAGGCTAATGGTTTGTGTTTTTCCGTTTCCGAACAGGTTGCGGCACCGCCTTCGCTGAAAAATATTTTTATAGAACTGAAAGATGACCTGGGCGTTGTAAGGACTTCCAAAGAACTGGACGACTGGGGCAGGCAAGGCGTCTTGCTTTTGAATGCTACGCTTACCGTACGGGCACACTCACCCAATTCGCATAAAGATCTGGGATGGGAGAAGTTCACCGACTTCATCATTAAGGAAATTTCAGACAAAAAAGAAAATGTCGTATTTGTTTTATGGGGTGCGTTTGCACAGAAAAAAGCCGAACTGATTGATCCGGCTAAGCATTTTATCCTGAAATCTGCGCACCCGTCTCCGTTTTCCGTACACAGGGGATTTTTTGGGAGCAAACCTTTTTCAAAAATCAATGAATATCTTGTTTCAAAAGGAAAGAAACCTATTTCTTGGTAG
- a CDS encoding GNAT family N-acetyltransferase, producing MKLQTERLVLKEINESHTEDILKIRSNATINRFVKRNSPKNNYDALQFILTIKERTKNGQTFYFGISYKDQPNIIGTICFWNFSEDRTTAEIGYELLPEYHRKGIMSEVLDAVLPYGFDYLQLKEILAITHSLNEASKALLLKHHFVVEKNSKDEDFPEHQVFSRKKIQGNF from the coding sequence ATGAAACTGCAAACCGAACGTTTAGTATTGAAAGAAATCAACGAAAGCCATACTGAAGATATCCTGAAAATCCGTAGCAATGCAACCATTAATCGCTTTGTGAAAAGGAACTCACCTAAAAACAATTACGATGCATTGCAGTTTATTTTAACCATTAAGGAAAGAACCAAAAACGGGCAGACCTTTTATTTTGGGATTTCATATAAAGACCAGCCCAACATAATCGGCACCATCTGCTTCTGGAATTTCTCTGAAGACCGCACCACCGCTGAGATAGGATATGAGCTTCTTCCCGAATATCACAGGAAAGGTATTATGTCTGAAGTTCTGGATGCTGTTTTGCCTTACGGGTTTGATTATTTACAACTCAAAGAAATTTTGGCCATCACCCATTCGCTGAACGAAGCCTCAAAGGCTTTACTGCTGAAGCATCATTTTGTTGTGGAAAAAAACAGCAAGGACGAGGATTTTCCGGAACATCAGGTTTTCAGCCGTAAGAAAATACAGGGTAATTTTTAA
- a CDS encoding endonuclease MutS2 — MYINKEDLNELEFPQLLAEIAPFAYSPKTRGKILQLLPMTIDEAELSLKKTSEYLSSFESSNAIPFDEYEDIENELKLMLIENYRLENSAFIKIKTLTEQIGKLQKFFPTMPETFPTLMSDAAVLEFKKEIIDKVDKVFNRFGEVKSEASPILKELRTEIQHAKKAIQENFNRALFNYGQSEFLDDIRETIIEDQRVLAVKSGFKKRVPGRVLGLSKTGSITYIQPDSVVKHYFKLKESEEEEKKEIDKILRKLTAELSEFQPQLWRYQMYIFDLDLTRAKAKFAELINGVLPKINRHKTLRLREAFHPLLFLRNKAENKTIFPQTLTLTDHNRIICISGPNAGGKSITLKTVGLLQLMIQSGILVPVHPKSEMFFFEKIMTDIGDNQSIENHLSTYSSRLKKMGGIIREADANTLLLIDEFGTGSDPELGGALAESFLEFFYDKKSFAIITTHYTNIKLVVEQLPNAENAAMLFNEETLEPMYKLEVGQAGSSFTFEVAEKNKIPRFIIHSAKKKVEHDIVNLDKTIVKLQQEKFEVEKLKSDLAERKESVEDKRDNLQKLNDQLQQKLFNFQKLYEEEHRKLQFGNKIEAFIDSYIKGKSRKDVVKDFVKILEQEKFRKVGADKDESKRLQIVKRKITQQLKKEDVQERIAETNEKLEEKIKTERALWMKEGQRVRIKGSTSVGTIEKVSKNKVIVNYGTFKTTINSDELERI; from the coding sequence GTGTATATAAATAAAGAAGATTTAAACGAATTAGAGTTTCCGCAATTGCTCGCGGAAATTGCTCCATTTGCCTATTCTCCGAAAACGAGAGGGAAAATTCTTCAGCTCCTGCCGATGACGATTGATGAGGCAGAACTTTCCCTGAAAAAAACTTCAGAATACCTGTCGAGTTTTGAAAGTTCAAATGCGATACCGTTCGATGAATATGAAGATATCGAAAATGAGCTGAAACTGATGCTGATTGAAAATTACCGCCTGGAAAACAGCGCGTTCATCAAGATAAAAACGCTTACGGAACAGATCGGGAAGCTTCAGAAGTTTTTCCCTACCATGCCGGAAACCTTTCCCACATTAATGAGCGATGCTGCGGTATTGGAGTTCAAAAAAGAAATTATAGATAAAGTAGATAAGGTCTTTAACCGTTTTGGTGAAGTGAAAAGTGAGGCTTCTCCTATCCTGAAAGAACTGAGGACGGAAATCCAGCATGCTAAAAAAGCCATTCAGGAAAACTTCAATCGGGCTTTATTCAATTACGGACAGAGTGAGTTCCTGGATGATATCCGCGAAACGATTATAGAAGACCAGAGGGTTTTAGCTGTAAAATCAGGATTTAAAAAGAGGGTTCCGGGAAGAGTGCTCGGACTTTCAAAAACCGGTTCTATAACTTACATCCAGCCGGACAGTGTTGTCAAGCATTATTTCAAGCTGAAGGAAAGTGAAGAAGAAGAGAAGAAAGAAATCGATAAAATCCTCAGGAAACTGACGGCAGAGCTTTCGGAATTCCAGCCTCAGCTCTGGAGGTATCAGATGTATATCTTCGACCTTGATCTAACCAGAGCAAAAGCGAAGTTTGCCGAACTGATCAATGGCGTTCTGCCGAAAATCAACCGTCATAAAACCCTGCGGTTAAGGGAAGCTTTCCATCCTTTGCTCTTCCTGAGAAACAAAGCAGAAAACAAAACGATTTTCCCGCAGACCCTTACCCTGACAGATCACAACAGGATCATCTGTATCTCCGGACCGAACGCAGGAGGAAAATCCATCACCCTGAAAACCGTTGGACTGTTGCAGCTGATGATCCAGAGCGGAATCCTGGTTCCCGTGCATCCGAAATCAGAGATGTTTTTCTTTGAAAAGATCATGACTGACATCGGGGATAACCAGTCGATTGAAAACCATCTTTCTACCTACTCTTCAAGACTGAAAAAAATGGGCGGCATCATTCGTGAGGCAGACGCCAATACCCTTTTGCTGATTGATGAGTTCGGTACCGGATCTGACCCTGAATTAGGCGGAGCGTTGGCAGAAAGCTTCCTTGAATTTTTCTATGATAAAAAGAGTTTTGCCATCATTACAACGCATTACACCAATATAAAACTGGTGGTGGAGCAGCTTCCGAATGCAGAAAATGCAGCCATGCTCTTCAATGAAGAAACCCTGGAACCGATGTATAAGTTAGAAGTGGGGCAGGCAGGAAGCTCCTTCACATTTGAAGTCGCTGAAAAGAATAAAATCCCCAGGTTCATCATTCATTCTGCCAAGAAAAAGGTTGAACATGATATTGTAAACCTGGATAAGACGATTGTTAAGCTCCAGCAGGAAAAATTTGAAGTTGAAAAACTGAAATCTGATCTCGCGGAAAGAAAGGAATCCGTGGAAGATAAACGGGACAACCTGCAAAAGCTCAATGATCAGCTCCAGCAGAAGCTGTTCAACTTCCAGAAGCTCTATGAGGAAGAACACCGCAAGCTTCAGTTCGGGAATAAGATTGAAGCGTTCATCGACAGCTATATCAAAGGAAAATCGAGAAAAGATGTCGTAAAAGATTTTGTGAAAATCCTGGAGCAGGAAAAATTCAGAAAAGTAGGTGCCGATAAGGATGAATCCAAACGCCTGCAGATCGTGAAACGGAAAATTACCCAGCAGCTGAAAAAAGAAGATGTGCAGGAAAGGATTGCTGAGACCAATGAAAAACTGGAAGAAAAAATCAAGACCGAAAGGGCTTTATGGATGAAAGAAGGACAAAGGGTACGGATCAAAGGCAGTACGAGTGTCGGAACCATTGAAAAAGTTTCTAAAAATAAGGTAATCGTTAACTACGGGACTTTTAAGACAACGATTAATTCTGACGAACTGGAGCGGATATAA
- a CDS encoding acyl-CoA thioesterase: protein MTTEERIEASETRIFKAVFPNTTNHYDTLFGGTAMQLMDEVAFITATRFARKRVVTVSSDKIDFKKPIPAGTIVELIGKVAHVGTTSMKVSVEIYTEQMYSYEREKAIVGDFTFVSIDEFKKPTPIL from the coding sequence ATGACAACAGAAGAAAGAATTGAAGCATCGGAAACCAGAATTTTCAAAGCCGTTTTCCCTAACACCACCAATCATTACGATACCCTTTTCGGAGGGACTGCGATGCAGCTGATGGATGAAGTAGCCTTTATCACCGCCACCCGTTTTGCTCGGAAAAGAGTCGTTACGGTAAGCAGCGACAAGATCGATTTTAAAAAACCGATTCCTGCCGGGACTATCGTTGAACTGATTGGTAAAGTAGCACATGTGGGGACAACCAGTATGAAGGTAAGCGTTGAAATCTACACGGAGCAGATGTATTCCTATGAGCGTGAAAAGGCTATTGTTGGGGATTTCACCTTCGTATCCATTGATGAATTCAAGAAACCGACCCCTATTTTATAG
- a CDS encoding HD domain-containing protein produces the protein MKIQKEIDFILAVDALKNVQRRNYNADDSRRENTAEHSWQIIILAQILYPYAKCRADIDLLRVIRMLSIHDLVEIEAGDTFLFDEKAMVGKFEREKQSAKNIFGILDEPIRSEFFNLWLEFEEEQTPDAIFACAIDRIMPFILNSHTSGKSWTEAGVTEKQVRNMLENAIGRASDEMGEAFEMLLTKCLDNQKIIREL, from the coding sequence ATGAAAATACAAAAGGAAATTGATTTTATCTTAGCCGTAGATGCTTTGAAAAATGTACAGAGAAGAAATTATAATGCTGATGATTCCCGCCGGGAAAATACAGCAGAACATTCATGGCAGATCATTATTCTGGCGCAGATCCTTTATCCGTATGCGAAATGCAGGGCTGATATTGACCTTCTGAGAGTGATCAGGATGCTTTCCATCCATGATCTGGTAGAAATTGAAGCCGGAGATACATTTTTGTTTGATGAAAAGGCAATGGTAGGGAAGTTTGAACGCGAAAAACAGTCGGCCAAGAATATTTTCGGGATCCTGGATGAGCCTATCCGGTCAGAATTTTTCAACCTCTGGCTGGAGTTTGAGGAAGAGCAGACTCCGGATGCCATCTTTGCCTGTGCTATAGACAGAATTATGCCGTTCATCCTGAATTCCCATACTTCAGGGAAAAGCTGGACCGAAGCCGGTGTTACAGAAAAGCAGGTGAGGAATATGCTTGAAAATGCCATCGGAAGAGCTTCCGATGAAATGGGTGAGGCATTTGAAATGCTGCTGACGAAGTGTCTGGATAATCAAAAGATTATTAGAGAACTGTAA
- a CDS encoding cytochrome P450: MPAPFRYPTEITGFNKLYSLLKGVNHPLEVISRNHRIAGDHYFINASFADKKFIFSQDQEFVEYILKQNQRNYYKSEIQSVTLRKYLGKGLLTNNGKDWLQQRRLIQPGFSKAKISNLVSIMDEEIDRSMLLFKAHEETDLYHFFHQLAFDIVAKTLFSSDIDQAKVRELGMIITEIQEVFTREVRLPFYTKAMDMLWDYPEKHLEK; the protein is encoded by the coding sequence ATGCCGGCACCCTTCCGTTACCCTACAGAAATTACAGGATTCAATAAATTATACTCGCTGTTGAAAGGGGTTAACCATCCGCTGGAAGTTATCAGCAGGAACCATCGCATTGCCGGTGACCATTATTTTATCAATGCTTCTTTTGCCGATAAAAAGTTTATTTTTAGCCAGGACCAGGAGTTTGTGGAATACATCCTTAAGCAAAACCAAAGGAATTATTATAAATCTGAAATCCAGTCGGTAACCCTTAGAAAATACCTGGGTAAAGGGCTGCTCACCAACAACGGGAAAGACTGGCTTCAACAGCGGAGGCTCATACAGCCGGGCTTCAGCAAGGCTAAGATCAGCAACCTGGTTTCTATTATGGACGAAGAAATTGATCGGTCCATGCTGTTATTTAAAGCGCATGAAGAAACTGATCTGTACCATTTTTTCCATCAGCTGGCATTTGATATTGTAGCCAAAACCCTGTTCAGTTCCGATATCGATCAGGCTAAAGTCCGTGAACTGGGTATGATCATTACTGAAATCCAGGAGGTTTTCACCAGGGAAGTCCGCTTACCTTTTTATACAAAAGCAATGGATATGCTTTGGGATTACCCGGAAAAACATCTGGAAAAGTGA
- a CDS encoding cytochrome P450, translating to MQEILDKRRISGEEKNDLLDMMIHARYEDTQLPMTDEQLVDEMLILFIAGHETTANALSFIFFEISRHPEAEQTLRNEISTLGEAAFTPDSLMKKSYTLNIIKEAMRLHPPAWGIDREALEDDHFKDYSWGKGTQIILYIGGLHRNPKYWTDPEAFIPERFDDENARNFAYYPFGAGPRLCIGEHFAMMEMVLIVRKFYQLYSFKSSHDQVEKKALVTLRPIKVSGKIVKNPI from the coding sequence ATTCAGGAAATTCTTGATAAAAGGCGCATATCCGGTGAAGAGAAAAACGATTTGCTCGATATGATGATCCATGCCAGATATGAGGACACGCAGCTTCCAATGACCGATGAGCAGCTTGTAGACGAAATGCTCATCCTTTTTATCGCCGGGCACGAAACCACAGCCAATGCTTTAAGCTTTATCTTTTTTGAAATCAGCAGGCATCCGGAAGCGGAACAAACTTTAAGGAATGAAATTTCCACATTGGGTGAAGCGGCATTCACTCCGGACTCGCTCATGAAAAAATCCTATACCCTCAATATCATTAAAGAAGCGATGCGGCTGCATCCGCCGGCATGGGGCATTGACCGTGAAGCACTTGAGGACGACCATTTCAAAGACTATTCGTGGGGAAAAGGCACCCAGATTATTCTGTACATCGGCGGCCTGCACCGTAACCCTAAATACTGGACTGATCCGGAAGCGTTTATTCCTGAACGTTTCGATGATGAGAATGCCAGGAATTTTGCCTATTACCCTTTCGGAGCTGGACCACGGCTGTGCATCGGCGAACATTTCGCCATGATGGAAATGGTTTTGATTGTCCGTAAATTTTATCAGCTGTACAGCTTTAAATCTTCTCATGACCAGGTTGAAAAAAAGGCTTTGGTCACCTTAAGACCCATAAAAGTATCCGGAAAAATTGTAAAAAATCCAATCTAA
- a CDS encoding PadR family transcriptional regulator, whose translation MNTENTKAQMRKGILEFCILSLINHREMYVSDLIDELKKGKLDVVEGTLYPLLTRLKNGEFLSYRWEESTGGPPRKYYQITEKGKLFLDELQNTWNDLTNSVNQITQNH comes from the coding sequence ATGAATACCGAAAATACCAAAGCGCAAATGCGGAAAGGGATTCTGGAATTCTGTATTTTGAGTCTCATCAATCACCGGGAAATGTATGTGTCTGATCTTATTGATGAACTGAAAAAAGGAAAACTGGACGTGGTGGAAGGAACCCTCTACCCTCTTCTGACCAGACTGAAAAACGGGGAATTCCTCTCTTACCGCTGGGAAGAATCTACCGGCGGACCACCCAGAAAATATTATCAGATTACAGAAAAAGGAAAACTGTTTTTAGACGAACTCCAGAATACCTGGAATGATCTGACCAACTCAGTTAACCAAATCACTCAAAACCATTAA